In the Salarias fasciatus chromosome 13, fSalaFa1.1, whole genome shotgun sequence genome, one interval contains:
- the ankrd2 gene encoding ankyrin repeat domain-containing protein 2: MSEFMNAASQGKVEVIHKYLSDGGNPNAHDELKRTALHRAALEGHTDIVQALLEKGACINSEDQLGSRAIHWACRGGSLGVVEALKSHGADLNARDKLCSTPLHVATRTGHTAIVEYLLSCGAKINSRDREGDTALHDAVRLNRYKIVELLIASGADTKIKNHEGVTAMQQVKQWQSDIMETLQRLEKLKEVGAVPPGNPSAEK, translated from the exons ATGTCTGAATTCATGAACGCAGCCAGTCAAGGCAAAGTGGAAGTGATACACAAGTATCTGTCTGACGGTGGGAACCCTAATGCCCATGATGAG CTCAAGAGGACGGCGCTGCACCGGGCTGCTCTGGAAGGACATACTGATATTGTGCAGGCGCTTCTAGAAAAAGGAGCCTGTATCAACTCAGAAGACCAA CTTGGCTCCAGAGCAATACACTGGGCCTGCCGAGGGGGGAGTCTGGGCGTCGTTGAAGCCCTGAAGAGCCACGGGGCGGACCTTAACGCTAGAGATAAG CTGTGCAGCACTCCTCTGCATGTGGCCACAAGGACGGGCCACACGGCCATCGTGGAGTATCTGCTGTCCTGTGGTGCCAAAATCAACTCCAGGGACAGG GAAGGTGACACGGCCCTGCATGATGCAGTGCGTCTCAACAGATACAAGATAGTGGAGCTGCTCATAGCTTCAGGAGCcgacacaaaaataaaaaatcat GAGGGAGTGACGGCCATGCAGCAGGTCAAACAGTGGCAGTCCGACATCATGGAGACGCTGCAGCGACTGGAGAAGTTGAAGGAAGTGGGAGCCGTGCCGCCTGGAAACCCTTCAGCAGAGAAATGA
- the hps1 gene encoding BLOC-3 complex member HPS1 has protein sequence MKCFLITSEQSEVLFYWTDQEFQQNIQEKYGASQEEGHGLPAFEDSISTQFAPIIISFSTVLEQHSDNYTCFTTENNHTYVLHQFDECLYIAVNGDGEEKEDDLRRKIYVMKKMTEVLFGMVTLSGTLLKKELRPQDTEQRARLWTRLQGLLETYSSLRENDQSFLVEAVERLIHPTLCEQCIEFLERRLVQQLNSSVERAGEEVLHAFILVHTKLLAFYSSRNASTLTTSDLLALIIMVQNMYPSNVDLDDQSAEDAESTSGSGPESFYTPEPSSSDGNSSSSERPVRGNTPVFEFVDPDVQMAEDPLHTLDASPPDPSTPRRVFLEVSLRDGLYPMMPHSMYCLPLWPGITLVLLTKIPTNAVAMSVYKFLEAFAKLEKRLSEIQGSSAASRGQQTIHEIRSKLDKFVKALGQSEIQAAQLQNAWSEFKSKAFGRGGPGFTTDLIPCCNNMKTQLCGVYRQCFLAESGPSDISRRLSPGLQERAQTMVQEKLVDWKEFLLVKSKRNITMVSYLDDFPGLVHFICVDRSTGRMIAPSLNISERTTSELGKGPVAQFIKSKVWSLVRTTRSYLQKGHSTVTLRDGDFYFCYFLWFENETGYKLEAGDIPVLPDDSAPIGMLAWDYYRKLLRYYSKNHQGEAVKCYELLTVHLGVIPSEIILQHCRQLASKLWEPSRNPLL, from the exons ATGAAGTGCTTCTTGATCACCAGCGAACAATCCGAGGTCCTCTTCTACTGGACCGACCAGGAGttccagcagaacatccaggAGAAGTATGGAGCCTCTCAGGAGGAGGGCCACGGG CTTCCAGCCTTTGAAGACAGCATCAGCACCCAGTTTGCCCCCATCATCATTTCCTTCAGCACCGTGCTGGAACAGCATAGCGACAACTACACCTGCTTCACCACGGAAAACAACCACACCTACGTCCTGCATCAG TTCGATGAGTGTCTGTACATCGCTGTGAACGGAGACGgcgaggagaaggaggacgaCCTGCGCAGGAAGATCTACGTGATGAAGAAGATGACCGAGGTGCTGTTCGGCATGGTCACCCTCAGTGGAACGCTCTTGAAAAAAGA GTTGCGTCCTCAGGACACGGAGCAGCGGGCGAGGCTGTGGACGCGTCTCCAGGGCCTGCTGGAGACGTACAGCAGCCTGCGGGAGAACGACCAGAGCttcctggtggag GCGGTGGAGAGGCTGATCCACCCCACGCTGTGCGAGCAGTGCATCGAGTTCCTGGAGCGGCGTTTAGTTCAGCAGCTCAACAGCAGTGTGGAGCGAGCCGGGGAGGAAGTGCTGCACGCCTTCATCCTGGTTCACACCAAGCTGCTCGCCTTCTACTCCAG CCGTAATGCAAGCACGCTCACCACCTCCGATCTTCTTGCCCTCATCATCATGGTGCAGAATATGTATCCTAGCAACGTAGACTTGGACGACCAAAGTGCCGAG GATGCGGAGAGCACATCAGGCTCTGGTCCTGAAAGCTTTTACACCCCAGAGCCGTCCTCGAGTGACGGGAACTCCAGCAGTTCAG AGAGGCCAGTGAGGGGAAACACTCCTGTGTTTGAGTTTGTGGACCCAGACGTCCAG ATGGCAGAGGACCCCCTGCACACTCTGGACGCCAGCCCACCTGACCCCTCCACCCCTCGCAGGGTCTTCCTAGAGGTCTCCCTCAGAGATGGGCTGTATCCCATGATGCCTCACTCTATGTACTGTCTCCCACTGTGGCCGGGGATCACACTGGTGCTGCTGACTAAG ATTCCCACCAATGCAGTGGCCATGTCCGTTTATAAGTTTTTGGAGGCTTTCGCTAAGCTGGAGAAGCGCTTAAGCGAGATTCAGGGAAGTTCGGCGGCCAGCCGAGGCCAGCAGACGATCCACGAAATCCGCAGCAAGCTGGATAAATTCGTCAAAGCACTGGGGCAGAGTGAAATACAG GCTGCACAGTTACAAAATGCCTGGAGTGAGTTCAAGAGTAAAGCCTTTGGTCGGGGAGGACCTGGCTTCACCACAGA cCTCATCCCCTGCTGTAACAATATGAAGACCCAGCTGTGTGGTGTGTACCGACAGTGTTTCCTCGCCGAGTCTGGACCGTCGGACATCAGCCGCCGTCTCTCCCCCGGTCTGCAGGAGCGAGCTCAGACCATGGTGCA agagaaacttgtGGACTGGAAGGAATTCCTCTTGGTGAAAAGCAAAAGAAACATCACTATGGTGTC TTACCTGGATGATTTTCCCGGCCTCGTCCATTTCATCTGTGTGGACCGGTCCACCGGCCGAATGATCGCGCCGTCGCTCAACATCAGTGAACGCACCACGTCTGAGCTGGGGAAGGGACCTGTGGCTCAGTTTATCAAAAGCAAG GTGTGGAGCCTGGTCCGTACCACACGGAGCTACCTTCAGAAGGGCCACTCCACGGTCACGCTGCGCGATGGAGATTTCTACTTCTGCTACTTCCTCTGGTTCGAGAATGAAACG GGCTACAAGCTGGAGGCAGGAGACATCCCCGTCCTGCCAGACGACTCCGCACCCATCGGGATGCTCGCCTGGGATTACTACAG GAAGCTGCTCCGATACTACAGTAAGAACCACCAGGGCGAGGCTGTGAAGTGCTACGAGCTGCTGACGGTCCACCTGGGGGTCATCCCCTCCGAGATCATCCTGCAGCACTGCAGACAGCTGGCCAGCAAACTGTGGGAGCCTTCGCGCAATCCTCTGCtgtag
- the st3gal7 gene encoding ST3 beta-galactoside alpha-2,3-sialyltransferase 7 — MVTLNHLSVEDTEDGSPPLPEAAEATTAEAVSLREPGMNEPDTSEFFLSRRENLVLSLLLLIGCYSAILIPAYYPLTAGELLRDDYKYPKDMALLNRSASLLWGPCQPRWCMDHLKPLPRSAGLLDLPVFVQQDRPGQWNLPPPLGLQGSEEHLALALASLPQPGLPPSLGRDGSCRRCVVVGSGGVLHGSHLGSHIDQYDIIIRLNNAPVSGFERDAGSHTTIRLIYPEGAPRSANEYRKTSMVVLVVFKSLDLDWLTSVISRQPLSFWSKMWFWREVVDEIPLRSENFKILHPEIMHKTEEVLKKYAFKQGNLVPTLGASAVVMAMQLCDQVSLAGFGYDMQHPEARLHYYETIRMDSMKAQLVHDISAEKLFLRDLVAAGAVTDLTGAL, encoded by the exons ATGGTGACACTGAATCACCTGAGTGTGGAGGACACAGAGGATGGCTCCCCGCCGCTCCCCGAGGCCGCCGAGGCTACAACAGCAGAAGCGGTTTCCCTTAGAGAGCCAGGCATGAATGAGCCAGACACCTCGGAGTTTTTCCTCAGCAG GAGGGAGAACCTTGTCCTCAGTCTACTGCTGCTGATTGGATGCTACTCAGCGATTCTGATCCCTGCCTACTATCCGCTGACTGCAGGGGAGCTACTGAGGGACGACTATAAGTATCCAAAAGATATG GCCTTGCTAAACCGGTCAGCGTCCCTGCTGTGGGGTCCGTGTCAGCCCCGCTGGTGCATGGACCACCTCAAGCCCCTGCCCCGCTCCGCAGGCCTCCTCGACCTCCCTGTGTTTGTGCAACAGGACAGGCCCGGGCAGTGGAACCTGCCTCCTCCGCTGGGACTGCAGGGCAGCGAGGAGCATCTGGCCCTGGCTCTCGCCTCGCTGCCTCAGCCCGGCCTGCCTCCGTCCCTGGGGAGAGACGGCAGCTGCAGGCGGTGTGTGGTCGTGGGCAGTGGAGGGGTCCTTCATGGCAGTCATCTTGGATCCCATATAGATCAATATGACATCATTATCAG GCTGAATAACGCCCCAGTGTCTGGCTTTGAGAGGGACGCTGGCTCACACACCACCATCCGCCTGATTTACCCAGAGGGAGCGCCTCGCTCTGCAAACGAGTACCGAAAGACCAGcatggtggtcctggtggtctttaAGAGCCTGGACCTGGATTGGCTCACTTCTGTCATCAGCAGGCAGCCTCTG AGCTTCTGGTCCAAAATGTGGTTCTGGAGGGAGGTGGTGGATGAGATCCCCCTGAGATCCGAGAACTTCAAGATCCTCCACCCAGAGATAATGCACAAGACAGAGGAGGTCTTGAAGAAATACGCCTTCAAACAGGGAAAC TTGGTTCCGACGCTGGGCGCGAGCGCGGTGGTGATGGCCATGCAGCTGTGTGACCAGGTGAGCCTGGCGGGGTTCGGCTACGACATGCAGCACCCCGAGGCCCGGCTTCACTACTACGAGACCATCCGCATGGACTCCATGAAGGCACAA CTGGTGCACGACATTAGTGCCGAGAAATTATTCTTGAGAGACCTGGTGGCTGCTGGAGCGGTGACCGACCTCACGGGAGCTCTGTGA
- the morn4 gene encoding MORN repeat-containing protein 4 encodes MTLTRGSFTYASGEEYHGEWKEGRRHGVGQLKFQDGTCYSGQFENGLFHGSGILLFTDGSRYEGEFAHGKFQGTGIFNRYDGMKFEGEFKDGRVEGYGLLTFPDGSHGAPRNEGLFQNHKLQKREKCPGVVQRAQASASSAHSLAL; translated from the exons ATGACTCTGACCAGAGGATCGTTCACCTATGCAAGTGGTGAAGAGTACCATGGGGAGTGGAAAGAAG GTCGTAGGCACGGCGTCGGCCAGCTCAAGTTCCAGGATGGTACCTGTTACAGTGGCCAGTTTGAGAACGGACTCTTCCACGGCTCTGGAATCCTGCTTTTCACTGATGGATCCAG GTACGAAGGAGAATTTGCACATGGAAAGTTTCAAGGCACAGGAATCTTTAATCGATACGATGGCATGAAGTTTGAAGGAGAATTCAAAGATGGACGCGTTGAGGGATACG GCCTATTGACTTTCCCAGATGGGAGTCACGGCGCTCCACGAAACGAGGGTTTGTTTCAAAACCACAAGctgcagaagagagagaagtgTCCCGGAGTGGTTCAGCGTGCACAAGCTTCAGCTTCCAGTGCCCACAGCCTGGCGCTCTGA